A section of the Mesorhizobium loti genome encodes:
- a CDS encoding ABC transporter permease: MTAASIDNGFKGAAARNAAARARLLRGLLPALSLALVLLAIAWLNPRAISYFGFSLMLNLAIPIALATIAQMFVISGNELDLSIGTFVGFVGCVTATWLKDAPLIGVAILLGSIGVYALLGALIHLRNLPSIVVTLGMSFVWQGLAILVLPKPGGKAPDWLLAIMSFKPPFIPFPIIAALLIGLIVHFGLMRTSYGVILRGSGGNPAALRRAGWSLLKTKVVLFALAGLFGVLSGMALIGITTSADANIGNGYTLLAIAGVILGGGEFVGGRVSPIGAVIGALTLALAASPLLTFMHIPPDWQVAANGAILIIVLAARVLISRRER; encoded by the coding sequence ATGACGGCAGCATCCATCGACAATGGCTTCAAAGGGGCGGCGGCGCGCAATGCGGCGGCGCGCGCCCGCCTGCTGCGTGGCTTGCTGCCGGCGCTGTCCTTGGCGCTGGTGCTGCTCGCCATTGCCTGGCTCAATCCACGCGCGATCAGCTATTTCGGCTTCAGCCTGATGCTGAACCTGGCGATCCCGATCGCGCTGGCGACGATCGCGCAGATGTTCGTCATATCAGGCAATGAGCTCGACCTGTCGATCGGCACGTTTGTCGGTTTCGTCGGCTGTGTCACCGCGACCTGGCTGAAGGACGCGCCGCTCATCGGCGTCGCCATCCTGCTCGGCTCGATCGGCGTCTATGCGCTGCTCGGCGCGCTGATCCATCTGCGCAATCTGCCTTCCATCGTGGTGACGCTCGGCATGAGTTTCGTCTGGCAGGGGTTGGCCATTCTCGTCCTGCCCAAGCCCGGCGGCAAGGCGCCGGACTGGCTGCTGGCGATCATGTCGTTCAAGCCGCCTTTCATTCCTTTCCCGATCATCGCGGCGCTGCTGATCGGTCTCATTGTCCATTTTGGCCTGATGCGCACCTCCTATGGCGTGATCCTGCGCGGTTCCGGCGGCAATCCGGCAGCGCTTCGACGTGCCGGCTGGTCGTTGCTCAAAACCAAGGTCGTGCTGTTCGCGCTGGCCGGCCTGTTCGGCGTGCTGTCCGGCATGGCGCTGATCGGCATCACCACCTCGGCCGACGCCAATATCGGCAATGGCTACACGCTGCTGGCGATCGCCGGCGTCATCCTCGGCGGCGGCGAATTCGTCGGCGGCCGGGTGTCGCCGATCGGCGCGGTGATCGGCGCGCTGACGCTGGCGCTGGCGGCCTCGCCGCTGCTCACCTTCATGCACATTCCACCCGACTGGCAGGTGGCCGCCAACGGCGCCATCCTGATCATCGTGCTGGCGGCGCGGGTGCTGATCAGCCGCAGGGAGAGGTGA
- a CDS encoding MFS transporter: MNTAADSRPQSHKWMVLSNTTLGMLAAAINGSILLISLPAVFRGIGLKALDPGNINYLLWAIIGYMIATAVLVVAFGRLGDQFGRAKMYNLGFAVFTAASIALGLLPGQGDFAAIYLISVRIIQGIGGALIMANSTALLTDAFPENERGFALGINVVAAIGGQFVGLLIGGLLADTDWRLVFWINVPFGLVGTVWAYLKLHDAPNRSTHTIDWLGNISFGLGLVLILTAITYGLQPYGDQVMAWTSPKVLILFAVGFASLIAFVFIEQRVAKPMLDLKLFRIPGFAYGNIANLASGIARGGLQFMLIVWLQGIWLPLHGYSFEETPLWSAIFMLPLTVGFLIAGPVSGYFSDRVGGVPFAVGGMVVGAASFVALMALPADFSYTVFAALLFLNGLGSGLFVAPNSTQIMNSVPARERGQASGMRATTTNAGQVLSIGLFFSLMIVGLAASLPQSMEAGLLAQHVPEAVAHQIANMPPVASLFAAFLGYNPMGELIPANVLHALPQQSIDTLTGHVFFPELMSGPFKHGLVFAFTFSAILYLVAAFASWRGGRTIDTAMPEMLAAEGAGRR; the protein is encoded by the coding sequence ATGAATACCGCCGCAGACAGCCGCCCGCAGAGCCACAAATGGATGGTCCTGAGCAATACCACGCTCGGCATGCTGGCCGCCGCCATCAATGGCTCGATCCTGCTGATCAGCCTGCCGGCGGTGTTCCGCGGCATCGGCCTCAAGGCGCTCGATCCCGGCAATATCAATTATCTGCTCTGGGCGATCATCGGCTACATGATCGCCACAGCGGTGCTGGTCGTGGCCTTCGGCCGGCTCGGCGACCAGTTCGGCCGGGCGAAAATGTACAATCTCGGTTTTGCCGTCTTCACCGCCGCCTCGATCGCGCTCGGCCTGTTGCCGGGACAAGGCGATTTCGCAGCGATATACCTGATATCCGTGCGCATCATCCAGGGCATTGGCGGCGCGCTGATCATGGCCAACTCCACTGCGCTGCTCACCGATGCCTTTCCGGAAAACGAGCGCGGTTTCGCGCTCGGCATCAATGTCGTGGCGGCGATTGGCGGCCAGTTTGTCGGACTTTTGATCGGCGGCCTGCTTGCCGACACCGACTGGCGTCTGGTGTTCTGGATCAACGTGCCGTTCGGCCTCGTCGGCACGGTCTGGGCGTATCTCAAGCTGCACGATGCGCCGAACCGCTCCACCCACACGATCGACTGGCTCGGCAATATCAGCTTCGGCCTCGGCCTCGTGCTCATCCTCACCGCCATCACCTACGGGCTGCAGCCCTATGGCGACCAGGTGATGGCGTGGACCAGCCCGAAGGTGTTGATCCTGTTTGCGGTCGGCTTCGCCTCGCTGATCGCCTTCGTCTTCATCGAGCAGCGCGTCGCCAAGCCGATGCTCGACCTCAAACTGTTCCGCATCCCCGGCTTCGCCTATGGCAACATAGCCAATCTCGCCTCGGGCATAGCACGCGGCGGGTTGCAATTCATGCTCATCGTCTGGCTGCAAGGCATCTGGCTGCCGCTGCATGGCTATTCCTTCGAGGAGACGCCGCTGTGGTCGGCGATCTTCATGCTGCCGCTGACGGTCGGCTTCCTCATCGCCGGTCCTGTATCGGGCTATTTCTCCGACCGGGTCGGCGGCGTGCCCTTCGCTGTTGGCGGCATGGTCGTGGGCGCCGCGAGCTTCGTGGCGCTGATGGCGCTGCCGGCCGATTTCTCCTACACGGTTTTCGCCGCGCTGCTGTTCCTCAACGGCCTCGGCTCCGGCCTGTTCGTGGCGCCGAACTCGACGCAGATCATGAATTCGGTGCCGGCGCGCGAACGCGGCCAGGCCTCCGGCATGCGCGCCACCACCACCAATGCCGGCCAGGTGCTGTCGATCGGCCTGTTCTTCAGCCTGATGATCGTCGGCCTCGCCGCCAGCCTGCCGCAGAGCATGGAGGCCGGCCTGCTGGCGCAGCACGTGCCTGAAGCGGTCGCTCACCAGATCGCCAACATGCCGCCGGTCGCCAGCCTGTTCGCAGCCTTCCTCGGCTACAACCCGATGGGCGAACTGATCCCGGCCAATGTACTGCACGCGCTGCCGCAGCAAAGCATCGACACGCTGACCGGCCATGTCTTCTTCCCTGAGTTGATGTCGGGGCCGTTCAAGCATGGCTTGGTCTTCGCCTTCACCTTCTCGGCCATTCTCTACCTTGTGGCGGCGTTCGCCTCCTGGCGCGGCGGACGCACCATCGATACCGCGATGCCGGAGATGCTGGCGGCGGAGGGTGCCGGCCGGCGCTGA
- a CDS encoding ABC transporter substrate-binding protein, translating to MKKLLVLGALTVMLASGTALADTSGKKIAFSNNYAGNSWRQAMLDSYGIVTKKAVADKIVGAADIFTTADKEVPTQAAQVQNLILQGYDAIVINAASPDALNGAIKQACDAGIVVVSFDGIVTEPCAYRVVVDFKDMGKQEIEQMAKFQPKGGNLLEIRGLAGTSIDDAIHAGILEGVAAHPEFKIVGSVTGDWDQTTAQKAVATILPSLPDVVGIVDQGGDGYGAAQAFAAAKKPRPTIIMGNRQDELKWWKEQKDKDGYKTWSASIAPGVSSLAFWVAQQVLDGRKDIPHDLLVPYLAFTQDDFEAALPKIKEGGVATHEYSQADAMAAIKANIK from the coding sequence ATGAAGAAACTGCTCGTTCTGGGTGCGCTGACGGTTATGTTGGCCTCGGGCACCGCACTTGCCGACACCAGCGGCAAGAAGATCGCGTTCTCCAACAATTACGCCGGCAATTCGTGGCGGCAAGCCATGCTCGACAGCTACGGCATCGTCACCAAGAAGGCGGTCGCCGACAAGATCGTCGGCGCGGCCGACATCTTCACCACCGCCGACAAGGAGGTGCCGACGCAGGCAGCCCAGGTGCAGAACCTCATCCTGCAGGGCTATGACGCCATCGTCATCAACGCCGCCTCGCCGGATGCGCTCAACGGCGCCATCAAGCAGGCCTGCGACGCCGGGATCGTGGTCGTCTCCTTCGACGGCATCGTCACCGAGCCCTGCGCCTATCGCGTCGTTGTCGACTTCAAGGATATGGGCAAGCAGGAAATCGAGCAGATGGCCAAGTTCCAGCCGAAGGGCGGGAACCTGCTGGAAATCCGCGGCCTTGCCGGCACATCCATCGACGATGCCATCCATGCCGGTATCCTCGAGGGCGTCGCCGCCCATCCCGAATTCAAGATCGTCGGTTCGGTGACCGGCGACTGGGACCAGACGACGGCGCAGAAAGCGGTCGCGACCATCTTGCCCTCGCTGCCCGATGTCGTCGGCATCGTCGATCAGGGCGGGGACGGCTATGGCGCGGCACAGGCTTTCGCCGCCGCCAAAAAGCCGCGCCCGACCATCATCATGGGCAACCGCCAGGACGAGCTGAAGTGGTGGAAGGAACAGAAGGACAAGGACGGCTACAAGACCTGGTCGGCTTCGATCGCACCCGGCGTGTCCTCGCTTGCCTTCTGGGTGGCGCAACAGGTGCTCGACGGCCGCAAGGATATTCCGCACGATCTCCTGGTGCCATATCTGGCCTTCACCCAGGACGATTTCGAGGCCGCGCTGCCGAAGATCAAGGAAGGCGGCGTCGCGACCCACGAATACAGCCAGGCAGATGCAATGGCGGCCATCAAAGCCAACATCAAGTGA
- a CDS encoding TetR/AcrR family transcriptional regulator gives MASAAALFVEKGFDATTMTEIAARAGAAIGTLYLFFPTKEALAQAILAENAETLSTQLDALQEQAKGLAPAAIADALFEVLGRFVATHPVYSALLDLPGDDGWRRAMRARRRDQIAALFARAEPPLPAGKAERLAVIVPQLMRIPLALVGEKRLRDGVLEELRLMLARHLEGSA, from the coding sequence ATGGCGAGCGCGGCAGCGCTGTTCGTCGAGAAGGGTTTCGACGCCACCACGATGACCGAGATCGCCGCCCGAGCCGGCGCCGCCATCGGCACGCTCTACCTTTTCTTCCCCACCAAGGAAGCGTTGGCGCAAGCCATTCTGGCCGAGAACGCGGAAACCCTGTCAACTCAGCTTGACGCCTTGCAGGAACAGGCCAAGGGCCTGGCGCCGGCAGCGATCGCCGACGCGCTGTTCGAGGTGCTGGGCCGTTTCGTCGCCACGCACCCGGTCTATTCCGCGTTGCTCGACCTGCCCGGTGACGATGGCTGGCGCCGCGCGATGCGGGCTCGCCGGCGCGACCAGATCGCCGCGCTGTTCGCGCGGGCCGAGCCGCCGCTTCCAGCCGGCAAGGCCGAGCGGCTCGCCGTCATCGTGCCGCAGCTGATGCGCATCCCGCTGGCGCTGGTCGGCGAGAAACGGTTGCGCGACGGCGTGCTCGAGGAATTAAGGCTGATGCTTGCAAGGCACCTCGAGGGCAGTGCGTAA
- a CDS encoding ABC transporter permease, whose product MVLVKSLAAKPWVWSFVGALVVWLATIAFTGGHGAGGMVTAALSLAVFTVIVGVGQMFVITLGPGNVDLSLPANIGLASAVAMKVMAGSDAMIVVGLLAALACGAAIGAVNYLLIWALRIPPIIATLSASFIIQSIDISYGRGLQIKPPPGFADFTNWQILGIPVLAILTVLFTIGAAIALQRMIYGRSVLAIGQNIRAAWLAGVNVGRIRFLTYTLSGALGGIDGALLAGYFRGANVDIGNEYLLASIAVVVIGGTSVAGGKANVPGVWGAALFLVLLLTMLNTFGVSAGVRLLLTGLIIVGVITAAGGEKAVR is encoded by the coding sequence ATGGTCTTGGTGAAATCGCTGGCCGCCAAACCCTGGGTCTGGTCGTTCGTCGGCGCGCTTGTCGTGTGGCTGGCGACGATCGCCTTCACCGGCGGCCATGGCGCCGGCGGCATGGTCACGGCGGCACTCTCGCTCGCGGTGTTCACCGTCATCGTCGGCGTCGGCCAGATGTTCGTCATCACGCTCGGGCCCGGCAATGTCGACCTGTCGCTGCCGGCCAATATCGGGCTCGCCAGTGCCGTTGCCATGAAGGTGATGGCCGGCAGCGACGCCATGATCGTGGTCGGGCTGCTTGCCGCGCTCGCCTGCGGCGCGGCGATCGGCGCGGTCAACTACCTGCTGATCTGGGCGCTGCGCATTCCACCGATCATCGCCACCTTGTCGGCGAGCTTCATCATCCAGTCGATCGACATCAGCTATGGGCGCGGGCTGCAGATCAAGCCGCCGCCCGGTTTCGCCGATTTCACCAATTGGCAGATCCTGGGCATTCCCGTGCTGGCGATCCTGACCGTGCTGTTCACCATCGGGGCGGCCATCGCCTTGCAGCGCATGATCTATGGCCGCTCGGTGCTGGCGATCGGCCAGAACATCCGCGCCGCGTGGCTCGCCGGCGTCAATGTCGGCCGCATCCGCTTCCTCACCTATACGCTGTCGGGGGCGCTCGGCGGCATCGACGGTGCGCTGCTCGCCGGTTATTTCCGTGGCGCCAATGTCGATATCGGCAATGAATACCTGCTGGCCTCGATCGCTGTCGTCGTCATCGGCGGCACGTCGGTCGCCGGCGGCAAGGCCAATGTGCCGGGTGTGTGGGGCGCGGCGCTGTTCCTGGTGTTGCTGCTCACCATGCTCAACACGTTCGGCGTCAGCGCCGGCGTGCGGTTGCTGCTGACGGGGCTGATCATCGTCGGCGTCATTACGGCTGCCGGTGGGGAGAAGGCGGTGCGCTGA
- a CDS encoding sugar ABC transporter ATP-binding protein codes for MPEGNADIIRLNGAEKHFGAVRALGGVDFHVGPGECVGLVGHNGAGKSTLMHMVAGTMVPDSGKIGVHGGIEENYSVSRAQKLGIRCVFQELSLCPNLSVAENTRINHASLSGFGWRRNAAALITAKLDEIFPDHGISAWDIVGDLSIGRRQMVEVARAFTVTQDRLDLVILDEPTSSLDAHTAGQLLAFVRRFVAGGKSCILISHVLGEVLKNADRIVVMRDGKVVASDAADVFDRDRLVTVMGGAEARRKIAAQAAAAKPGAGPLRVRARPAAQKDGADLEARAGEIIGLAGLAGHGQTDLLLAIFSGASRAKTGIEVTAPVALVAGDRQSDGIFPQWSIAQNIGIRSLARLRKGLLISPQREAELAEAWQKRIGIRTPDMNNNIFSLSGGNQQKALFARALGSDAQIVLMDDPMRGVDIGTKLEVYDLVREEAGRGRTFLWYTTETEELDNCDHVYVFKNGRIVANLTRDELTEEKIIQSSFGDAA; via the coding sequence ATGCCTGAAGGGAACGCTGACATCATCAGACTGAACGGCGCCGAAAAACATTTCGGCGCCGTTCGCGCGCTGGGCGGGGTGGATTTTCATGTCGGGCCTGGCGAGTGCGTCGGCCTGGTCGGCCACAATGGCGCCGGCAAATCGACGCTGATGCACATGGTGGCGGGCACGATGGTGCCCGACAGCGGCAAGATCGGCGTGCATGGCGGCATCGAGGAGAACTACTCGGTGTCGCGTGCGCAAAAACTCGGCATACGTTGCGTGTTCCAGGAACTGTCACTCTGCCCCAACCTCAGTGTCGCCGAGAACACGCGCATCAACCATGCCTCGCTCTCCGGCTTCGGCTGGCGGCGCAATGCGGCCGCGCTGATCACCGCCAAGCTGGACGAGATCTTCCCGGACCATGGCATCTCGGCCTGGGACATTGTCGGCGACCTCTCGATCGGGCGGCGCCAGATGGTCGAGGTGGCGCGCGCCTTCACGGTCACCCAGGACCGGCTCGATCTCGTCATTCTCGACGAGCCGACATCGTCGCTCGACGCGCATACGGCCGGTCAATTGCTGGCCTTCGTGCGCCGCTTCGTCGCCGGCGGCAAGAGCTGCATCCTGATCTCGCATGTGCTGGGCGAGGTGCTGAAGAACGCCGACCGGATCGTGGTGATGCGCGACGGCAAGGTGGTGGCGTCGGATGCGGCCGATGTCTTCGACCGCGACCGGCTGGTGACGGTGATGGGCGGCGCGGAAGCACGCCGCAAGATCGCGGCGCAAGCGGCTGCCGCGAAACCCGGGGCGGGTCCGCTGCGGGTGCGGGCACGGCCCGCCGCGCAGAAGGATGGCGCCGACCTCGAGGCGCGGGCCGGCGAGATCATCGGCCTTGCCGGATTGGCCGGTCATGGCCAGACCGACCTGCTGCTGGCGATCTTCAGCGGAGCCTCGCGTGCCAAGACGGGGATCGAGGTGACCGCGCCAGTGGCGCTTGTCGCGGGCGACCGTCAGTCGGACGGCATCTTCCCGCAATGGTCGATCGCGCAGAACATCGGCATCCGTTCGCTGGCGCGCCTGCGCAAGGGGTTGTTGATCTCGCCACAGCGCGAGGCCGAACTTGCCGAGGCCTGGCAGAAGAGGATCGGCATCCGCACGCCCGACATGAACAACAACATCTTCTCGCTGTCGGGCGGCAACCAGCAGAAGGCATTGTTCGCCCGCGCGCTCGGCTCCGACGCGCAGATCGTGCTGATGGACGACCCGATGCGCGGCGTCGACATCGGCACCAAGCTCGAAGTGTACGACCTCGTGCGCGAGGAGGCTGGCCGCGGCCGCACCTTCCTCTGGTACACGACCGAAACCGAAGAGCTCGACAATTGCGACCACGTCTATGTCTTCAAGAACGGCCGCATCGTCGCCAACCTCACGCGCGACGAACTGACGGAGGAAAAGATCATCCAGTCCTCGTTCGGCGATGCGGCCTGA